The following proteins are co-located in the Silene latifolia isolate original U9 population chromosome 1, ASM4854445v1, whole genome shotgun sequence genome:
- the LOC141605315 gene encoding uncharacterized protein LOC141605315, which produces MATLENHGDIEQGIIINPARRSSDEYLRESGRSSDEETVSSKECSVEDEGCDAVVVESGKASVHLSKVERDCRICQDGSNLESGFPIELGCSCKGDLAAAHKHCAEAWFKIRGNKTCEICGSTAGNVVGVNEVELMEQWNEANDTTSTAAVAPHPAETRHFWQGHKFLNFLLACMVFAFVISWLFHFNVPS; this is translated from the exons ATGGCAACACTTGAAAACCACGGTGATATAGAACAAGGAATAATAATAAACCCAGCTCGCCGGAGCTCCGACGAGTATTTGCGGGAAAGTGGTCGGAGCTCCGACGAGGAAACCGTAAGTTCAAAGGAATGTTCAGTGGAGGATGAAGGTTGTGATGCGGTGGTGGTGGAAAGTGGGAAAGCGAGTGTGCATTTATCAAAAGTTGAGAGAGATTGTAGAATATGTCAAGATGGGTCGAATCTTGAATCCGGGTTTCCGATTGAATTAGGGTGTTCTTGTAAAGGTGATTTAGCTGCTGCTCATAAACATTGTGCTGAAGCTTGGTTTAAAATTCGTGGTAACAA AACCTGTGAAATCTGTGGCTCAACAGCTGGAAATGTAGTCGGAGTGAATGAAGTTGAACTGATGGAGCAATGGAACGAGGCTAACGATACTACATCAACAGCAGCTGTGGCCCCTCATCCAGCTGAAACCCGGCATTTCTGGCAAGGACATAAGTTCTTGAATTTCCTGCTGGCATGCATGGTGTTTGCCTTTGTCATCTCCTGGCTCTTTCACTTCAACGTTCCCTCGTGA